Proteins encoded in a region of the Lepidochelys kempii isolate rLepKem1 chromosome 24, rLepKem1.hap2, whole genome shotgun sequence genome:
- the LOC140902998 gene encoding synaptophysin-like protein 1: MERVSQKMSGLQLNLGPVKEPLGFIKVLQWIFSIFAFATCGGYSGHTSIKVSCWDVKNETLEAAFGYPFRLNTVLFKDLDSKLCNNTWIQTHLVGDFSSSAQFFVTFAVFVFLYCMAALVLYMGYLHLYRGAGKLPMIDFVITMLVALLWLISTSAWAKALTDIKVSTGPGMLSEIAFCLLPQHSCLFGEVSSMGSLNVSVVFGFLNLILWAGNAWFVYKETNLHNPPEAPAPGSAPAHAGM, from the exons ATGGAGCGCGTGAGTCAG AAAATGTCCGGCCTCCAGCTCAACCTGGGCCCTGTGAAGGAGCCACTGGGGTTCATCAAGGTCCTGCAGTGG ATTTTTTCTATCTTTGCTTTTGCCACCTGTGGAGGGTACAGTGGCCATACCTCCATTAAAGTCAGCTGTTGGGACGTTAAAAATGAGACCCTTGAGGCGGCTTTTGGCTATCCGTTCCG GCTGAACACTGTGTTGTTCAAAGACCTGGATTCCAAACTATGTAACAACACATGGATCCAGACCCACCTCGTGGGCGACTTCTCCTCCTCGGCCCAGTTCTTTGTCACCTTCGCTGTCTTTGTCTTCCTCTACTGCATGGCGGCGCTGGTGCTGTACATGGGGTATCTGCACCTTTACCGTGGCGCTGGCAAGCTGCCCATGATC GACTTTGTGATCACCATGTTGGTCGCGCTTCTCTGGCTGATCAGCACTTCGGCTTGGGCCAAAGCACTGACTGACATCAAAGTATCCACCGGGCCTGGGATGTTGTCGGAAATAGCCTTCTGCCTTTTGCCCCAACATTCCTGCCTGTTCGGTGAAGTGAGCAGCATGGGCTCCCTCAACGTGTCCGTG GTTTTCGGCTTCCTGAACCTCATTCTGTGGGCAGGCAATGCTTGGTTCGTGTATAAGGAAACCAACTTGCACAATCCCCCAGAAGCTCCGGCCCCAGGCAGCGCTCCAGCTCACGCAGGAATGTAA
- the LOC140902945 gene encoding uncharacterized protein C12orf60-like → MLSLFSGTESERERLVRASQSPLDSLQGCISATRTLLRILTQHLDTSVSLEPVGGNVDVGENLEHLLRAAQEMHATAEQTDRHVQKNTSRDLYARMASPHTSLQEKGAIVRDFHQATLGIFGSVGGPVVAVLLWNAGLPERLEAALREAEASPVLRLPMDALRRSSEEIARAVSACAAPGGPAGETAAGPPENGPFSGTGVMQSLGDYLPDALTGRRARNALAAAAGHLEEVLRALAPTYKSFQLAAAAAEVSMALITEQQPGTGEGPGQNPPSVAH, encoded by the coding sequence ATGCTCTCCCTGTTCTCCGGCACAGAGAGCGAAAGGGAGAGGCTCGTGCGCGCCAGCCAGTCCCCGCTCGACTCCCTGCAAGGATGCATCTCGGCCACCCGCACGCTGCTCCGCATCCTCACCCAGCACCTTGACACCAGCGTGTCCCTGGAACCGGTGGGGGGCAACGTCGACGTGGGGGAGAACCTGGAGCACCTGCTGCGGGCAGCGCAGGAGATGCACGCCACGGCGGAGCAGACGGACAGACACGTGCAGAAGAACACCAGCCGGGACCTGTACGCCCGcatggcctccccccacacctcgcTGCAGGAGAAGGGGGCCATCGTCCGGGACTTCCACCAGGCCACCCTGGGGATCTTCGGCAGCGTGGGTGGCCCCGTGGTGGCCGTGCTGCTGTGGAACGCCGGCCTCCCCGAGCGGCTGGAGGCGGCTCTGCGGGAGGCGGAGGCCTCCCCGGTGCTGCGCCTGCCGATGGACGCCCTGCGCCGGAGCAGTGAGGAGATCGCCAGGGCTGTGTCTGCTTGTGCCGCCCCTGGGGGCCCAGCTGGGGAAACGGCTGCAGGGCCCCCCGAGAACGGCCCCTTCTCCGGGACTGGCGTGATGCAGAGCCTGGGCGACTACCTGCCTGATGCCCTCACGGGGCGCCGGGCTAGGAATGCCCTGGCAGCAGCCGCCGGGCATCTGGAGGAGGTGCTCCGGGCTCTGGCACCGACCTACAAGTCTTTCCAGTTGGCGGCTGCTGCGGCTGAGGTCTCCATGGCCCTGATCACGGAGCAGCAGCCGGGAACGGGAGAGGGCCCGGGCCAGAATCCTCCCAGCGTCGCCCACTGA
- the LOC140902526 gene encoding uncharacterized protein — protein MASEQRRALAAQFRVICRPGGPPGAGSPGALRGQVSCGHWVSAAGLRGWVRALLDQGITSFCCPRCPDTPWLWQELCKLRLFSDEDRATLEAQILAQEGARGSYRQCPGCQRLVQRLDPGTLRTPCLPCSQRAGGLFCFCWGCRREWRDPSSHADSRCPLQAALHDAPKIQAPRSSIHGCPSLRACPGCNALLTHTTQGCPMVVCPECRCCFCYRCLRLYRGHQPPCPIADPQLVCEGGVGLQSSQLPGAAL, from the exons ATGGCGTCGGAGCAGCGGCGGGCGCTGGCCGCCCAGTTCCGGGTGATCTGCCGCCCCGGGGGGCCCCCAG gtgCGGGGTCCCCCGGGGCGCTGCGAGGCCAGGTGTCCTGTGGGCACTGGGTGAGCGCGGCCGGGCTGCGGGGATGGGTGCGGGCGCTGCTGGACCag GGCATCACCTCATTCTGCTGCCCACGCTGCCCGGACACCCCTTGGCTCTGGCAGGAGCTGTGCAAACTCAGGCTCTTCTCGGACGAGGACCGGGCCACGCTGGAGGCCCAAATCCTGGCGCAGGAGGGCGCCAGGGGCAGCTACCGCCAG TGCCCGGGCTGCCAGCGACTCGTCCAGCGCCTGGACCCCGGGACCCtgcgcaccccctgcctgccctgctcccagcggGCCGGGGGGCTGTTCTGCTTCTGCTGGGGCTGCCGCAGGGAATGGAGGGACCCCTCATCCCATGCTGACTCGCGCTGCCCCCTACAGGCCGCGCTGCACGATGCCCCCAAGATCCAGGCCCCACGATCGTCCATCCACGGCTGCCCCTCGCTGCGGGCCTGCCCCGGTTGCAACGCCCTCCTGACCCACACCACACAGGGCTGCCCCATGGTGGTCTGCCCTGAATGCAGGTGTTGTTTCTGCTACCGCTGTCTGCGTCTGTACAGGGGACACCAGCCTCCCTGCCCCATCGCTGACCCGCAGCTGGTCTgcgagggtggggtggggctgcagtCATCCCAACTCCCAGGGGCAGCCCTGTAG